The following proteins are encoded in a genomic region of Paenibacillus sp. FSL R7-0273:
- a CDS encoding HIT family protein, with amino-acid sequence MLLQGTENEHVLSRQSDILYHDELVTAFIASHWWPENPGHVLIIPNRHIENIYSLTGELSDRIHRLEIEVAKALKETYGCDGVSSRQHNEPAGNQDVWHYHLHVFPRYKDDQLYTSKAIRTTAEERNLYSVRLREYFAQKIKSNV; translated from the coding sequence CTGCTTCTACAAGGGACCGAAAACGAGCATGTTCTTTCCAGGCAATCGGACATTCTGTACCATGATGAGCTCGTTACAGCATTTATCGCCTCACACTGGTGGCCAGAAAATCCCGGACATGTGCTTATCATCCCCAATAGACATATTGAGAATATTTACAGTCTGACAGGAGAACTCTCCGACCGCATACATAGGCTGGAAATTGAAGTAGCTAAGGCACTAAAGGAAACGTACGGGTGTGACGGAGTCTCTTCACGGCAGCATAATGAGCCGGCAGGCAACCAGGATGTGTGGCATTATCATCTTCATGTATTTCCGCGCTACAAGGACGATCAGCTCTACACTTCCAAAGCCATAAGGACTACGGCAGAGGAACGGAACCTCTATTCAGTCAGGCTTAGGGAATATTTTGCACAAAAAATCAAAAGTAATGTATAG
- the pflA gene encoding pyruvate formate-lyase-activating protein — protein MVKGHIHSLETFGTVDGPGIRFVLFMQGCLLKCQYCHNPDTWGLNEGKEMTLEEVLAEIEPYLNYYKTSGGGLTVSGGEPTLQAHFVKQLFTEVKKRWNLHTTLDSNGYNDGSKISDLLDVTDLVLLDLKHIDDEAHIKLTGKSNDRTLKLARWLSDHNRKMWIRHVYVPGIHNKEEDLLNLGRFIGTLNGVEKFEILPYHQMGIYKWQELGRPYELEGVPSPSDEEVQRAYRLIEEGRRESALVK, from the coding sequence ATGGTTAAAGGACATATCCACTCTTTAGAAACCTTTGGAACGGTGGATGGCCCGGGAATCCGCTTCGTGCTTTTCATGCAGGGCTGTCTGCTTAAATGCCAATATTGCCACAATCCGGATACCTGGGGACTGAATGAAGGCAAGGAAATGACACTCGAAGAAGTGCTTGCGGAAATCGAGCCTTACTTGAATTATTATAAGACTTCCGGGGGCGGCCTGACTGTATCCGGCGGTGAGCCAACGCTGCAGGCGCATTTCGTGAAGCAGCTGTTTACAGAAGTAAAGAAGCGCTGGAATCTGCATACCACTCTTGATTCCAATGGCTACAATGACGGCTCGAAGATCAGCGATCTGCTGGATGTTACCGATCTTGTCCTGCTGGACCTGAAGCATATTGACGACGAAGCCCATATCAAGCTGACAGGCAAGTCTAATGACCGTACCTTGAAGCTGGCCCGCTGGCTGTCTGACCATAACCGCAAGATGTGGATCCGCCACGTATATGTACCCGGCATTCATAATAAGGAAGAAGACCTGCTTAACCTTGGACGTTTTATCGGAACCCTGAACGGGGTTGAGAAGTTCGAAATCCTGCCTTATCATCAGATGGGGATTTATAAATGGCAAGAGCTTGGCCGTCCTTATGAGCTTGAAGGAGTACCTTCCCCGAGCGATGAGGAAGTACAGCGTGCGTACCGGCTGATTGAAGAAGGACGCAGAGAATCAGCGCTGGTTAAATAA
- the pflB gene encoding formate C-acetyltransferase, with translation MSVIEKDVQEVKSGWRSFTKGKWAKKVDVNNFITTNIKPYEGNEDFLVGPTSNTTELWKIISQLSKEERERGGVWDVSLDTVSTITSHNPGYIDKDKEQIVGVQTDAPFRRSIQPFGGIKMMIDATKAYGFELPNNIVEMFTNIRKTHNQGVFDAYTPDMRAVRKSGVITGLPDAYGRGRIIGDYRRVALYGIEFLIKDKKQQLTELEVDSMTEDVIRLREELSEQIRALGELKEMAAAHGLDISKPANSFKEATQWVYFGYLAAVKEQNGAAMSLGRVSSFLDIYAQRDFEEGTLTEEQAQEIVDHFVMKLRIVKFLRTPDYNELFSGDPTWVTESIGGMAEDGTTRVTKNSFRFLHTLYNLGPAPEPNLTVLWSEKLPEGFKKYCAKVSIETSAIQYENDDVMRPYWGDDYAIACCVSPMRIGKQMQFFGARANLAKALLYAINGGVDEKSGAQVGPEYPAITSEYLDYNEVMKRFKPMMEWLAKTYVNTLNIIHYMHDKYSYERIEMALHDRDILRTMACGIAGLSVAADSLSAIKYAKVKPIRNEQGIAIDFETEGEFPCYGNNDDAVDSIAVELVETFMTMIRKNKTYRDAVPTQSVLTITSNVVYGKKTGTTPDGRKKGEPFAPGANPMHGRDKKGALASLNSVAKLPYSDAQDGISNTFSIVPKALGKDEESRKSNLVFMMDGYFHNSAQHLNVNVFNREQLIDAMDHPENYPQLTVRVSGYAVNFIKLTREQQLDVINRTFHSSM, from the coding sequence GAGGTAAAGTCGGGTTGGAGAAGTTTTACAAAAGGTAAATGGGCCAAGAAAGTTGACGTTAATAACTTTATCACAACAAACATCAAGCCTTACGAAGGAAACGAAGACTTCCTCGTAGGTCCAACAAGCAACACTACTGAACTGTGGAAGATCATTTCCCAGCTGAGCAAGGAAGAAAGAGAAAGAGGCGGCGTATGGGATGTTTCCCTGGATACTGTCTCCACTATTACTTCCCATAACCCAGGTTACATCGACAAGGATAAGGAACAAATCGTAGGCGTACAGACTGATGCTCCTTTCAGACGTTCCATCCAGCCGTTCGGCGGTATCAAGATGATGATCGATGCTACTAAGGCTTATGGCTTCGAGCTTCCGAATAACATTGTCGAAATGTTCACGAATATCCGCAAAACGCATAACCAAGGCGTATTTGATGCATATACACCTGATATGAGAGCAGTGCGTAAATCCGGCGTTATCACAGGTCTTCCTGATGCTTACGGCCGCGGACGCATTATCGGCGACTACCGCCGCGTTGCTCTGTACGGTATTGAATTCCTGATTAAAGATAAGAAACAGCAGCTGACTGAGCTTGAAGTTGATTCTATGACTGAAGATGTAATCCGTCTGCGTGAAGAGCTGTCCGAGCAGATCCGCGCTCTGGGCGAGCTGAAAGAAATGGCTGCCGCTCACGGTCTTGATATTTCCAAACCGGCTAACTCCTTCAAAGAAGCTACTCAATGGGTATACTTCGGTTACCTGGCAGCAGTTAAAGAGCAGAACGGTGCGGCAATGTCCCTTGGACGTGTATCTTCTTTCCTTGATATCTATGCACAACGTGATTTCGAAGAAGGTACTCTTACAGAAGAGCAAGCTCAAGAAATCGTTGACCACTTTGTAATGAAACTGCGTATCGTGAAATTCCTGCGTACGCCTGACTATAACGAACTGTTCTCTGGTGACCCTACTTGGGTTACAGAATCCATCGGCGGTATGGCTGAAGACGGAACAACCCGCGTAACCAAGAACAGCTTCCGCTTCCTGCACACCCTGTACAATCTGGGACCTGCACCGGAACCGAACCTGACTGTACTCTGGTCTGAGAAGCTGCCTGAAGGCTTCAAGAAATATTGCGCTAAGGTATCCATCGAAACCAGTGCGATCCAATATGAGAACGATGATGTAATGCGTCCATACTGGGGTGATGATTACGCAATTGCCTGCTGCGTATCCCCAATGCGCATCGGTAAGCAGATGCAGTTCTTCGGAGCCCGTGCCAACCTTGCAAAAGCCCTGCTGTACGCAATCAACGGCGGTGTGGATGAGAAATCCGGTGCACAGGTAGGTCCTGAATACCCTGCTATCACTTCAGAGTATCTGGATTACAACGAAGTAATGAAACGCTTCAAACCAATGATGGAGTGGCTGGCTAAGACTTACGTTAACACCCTGAACATCATCCACTACATGCATGACAAATATTCCTACGAACGCATCGAAATGGCGCTGCATGACCGCGACATTCTGCGTACAATGGCTTGCGGTATCGCTGGTCTGTCCGTTGCTGCTGACTCCCTGAGCGCAATTAAATATGCTAAGGTTAAACCGATCCGCAACGAACAAGGCATTGCCATCGACTTCGAAACTGAAGGTGAATTCCCTTGCTACGGTAACAACGACGACGCTGTTGACAGCATCGCAGTTGAGCTGGTTGAAACCTTCATGACAATGATCCGCAAAAACAAAACGTACCGTGACGCTGTTCCGACTCAATCGGTACTGACAATCACTTCGAACGTTGTTTACGGTAAGAAGACTGGTACTACTCCAGACGGACGTAAAAAAGGCGAGCCATTCGCACCAGGTGCTAACCCAATGCACGGACGCGACAAGAAGGGCGCACTGGCATCCCTGAACTCGGTTGCTAAACTGCCTTACTCCGATGCACAGGATGGTATCTCCAATACGTTCTCCATCGTTCCTAAGGCGCTGGGTAAAGACGAAGAATCCCGTAAGTCCAACCTGGTATTCATGATGGACGGATACTTCCACAATAGCGCTCAGCATTTGAACGTTAACGTATTTAACCGTGAGCAGCTGATCGATGCTATGGATCACCCAGAGAACTATCCGCAACTGACTGTTCGTGTATCCGGCTATGCTGTTAACTTCATCAAGCTGACCCGCGAACAACAGCTGGACGTTATCAATCGTACGTTCCACTCTTCAATGTAA